The Chrysemys picta bellii isolate R12L10 chromosome 10, ASM1138683v2, whole genome shotgun sequence genome segment GCAGCCTACTAATCCTTCCAATGCTGGAACTCATCTCCAAGGCACAACTGGGCAGCTACAATTTGTATGGGATTTTGGAGCTCAGCTACTAGATCTCCTCTACCCTTCTATCTCTAGGAAAATGATCTTCTGGGGAGCAGACAGCTTCCCTTCCACCCCATTCTGAAGCAGCAGGGCCTGGAAATGTTCCCCCAAGTTCTGCTGCTTCCGCCTACATTTTGGCTGATACCCCAGAGTGCAGTGGGGGTTTAAGATAGGCCTGATGTCTCAGTGTCACAGTGCTTTAAAGAGCAGTGCACAGTCAGGAGTAGCACGACCTGGGGCAGTGTTTCCCAGTCCCACCTCAGAAAACCAGGGATGGTGTGAATTGGAGCTAGGCTGTGGGTCTGCCAACTGACCTCTGAAAGTTTGAAAGAGGATGCTCACCACTTGACTGTTCAAGTGGACTACAGCACTGAGCTTCACCCAGCCTCCACCATCTAACAAGTGGGAAGGAGTGTAAAGAGGCCATTTTTTGGATGGATCCCTCTGAAAGGGCTATGGGGCATCCTGAGTCAATTTATTCAAATATTTAGAATGTCAAAAAACACAGATGTTTGATAGGTTCTTACTGTATGCAGTCCCCTTTGCTGTCCCCAGCAGGAGACAGCAGTTTTTGCCCTTCGTCACTACTGGTGCTTGGTCGTGCATCCCCACTAGGAGACAGGAGGTCTTCTTGTTAACATTGGCCTAATGGTGTGGAAGCCTAGTGTAAATAAGAACACTTATACCATGCGTTCCACCACCCCAGAATGTTCTCTTCCCGTGAAGCGTGAGCTTATTCTGTTGAAACTTCATCCAAAATGTGCAGATATTTTCTACTAGAGATGGACCCAGGCtgaaaagatcagatttcactCCTTTCCCCAAAGTTCAAAGTTGATCAAAGTTCTGATTGGAAAACATCTCTTTTACACTGTGCTGCAATGGCTCATTTGGCTTTTCTTATACTCTCCCTTTCGGTCCCGTCTGCACTTTCTGTTTGGAAGTGACccccacatctctctctctgtctgtctctctgaagTACAGAATGAAAGTAAGCCCTGTGTCACAAACAGACCCCTCCTGTCGAAGGAGTGGTTTCATATGGAACATTTATGTCTGTTCCATTTATGTCTGAATTCATCAAAATGTTTGGCTTCCTCCAAAAGTAGGGGCTGGAAATTGTCTGCTATCTTGTCATTTCACCAGGAAGCATCCTCCAGGCATCATGGCTTTGTTAACTGATGCTGATAAGAAGAATATCCAACACATCTGGGCAAAGTTATTTGAGAATCCAGAAGAGAATGGCAAAACAATTGTGATCAAGTAAGTCATGACATTCAAGGGCTTCCTGCTTATCTGGGTTTAGTTCCTGCTTTTGTTTTAATTCAAACTGTAGTGTAAAATATGCTATAAAATGAAGCTTTCTTCTGTCCTTGTTTGTGACATCCGATATAATCACTGTTGTTCCTTCTGTCTCTACTAAACATAGCTGTTGTGAGATATCTtttttggaccaatttctgtaagtgagagaaacaagcttttgagctacacagcgctcttcttcggggctgggaaaggtactcaagaGTGTGCCAGtttaatacaaagtggaacagatagtttagcataaatagAATGTGTGtgaagagaccattcaaggtgaagtggcctggaaatacccctgcagtcataggacaaaaagggggattAATGGgatacagattgttgtaataagccataaatccagtgactTTATTGAGATCATGATTGTTAGTGTCTAGCAGCAGAGTTAtttgaatttaagctcccaggctcatcttttgaaaatgttgtgcaagtttcctttgaggatgaggactcaTAGGTCAGATACAGGGTGACTGCTTTGTGAAAATTGTTCTCCCACAGgtaatgtggtgtttttgtcttttatcattgtcTCCCTAATATTGTGGGACTGacaaggctacaacaacactgcatatgccTGCTGTGAGTGTATTTATATAGTGACTGTGATTGCCCACGAGACAGACTTGCAGATAAAGGTCATAGCAGAGCACTACACATTTGGTTTTGCTTCACTGGAAACTTTCCCCCCTTCTCCTTCCTCATGAAACATCCCTCTCTGTCTCTGTGCTGCTTGAGAGTGAAGACTTAGGGCATTACTCTGTGACGGGATGAGCAGGTCTGCTCTGCTCTCTGAGCTCCTCTCATCTTCGCGTGTGGTTTTGTTTCAGTCGATAAATGAACTCCAGGTTCAGTTCAAATTCTAAGTCCATAGATTCTGAAGCTGGGCCTTTGGACTAAGGGGACGGAGATGCCTGGTGGACAGTGACAACATGCATCCTTCTTGTCTGTTTGGCATGAGGTTCAAGAGGACACATGCTCCCTCATTCTGCCTCTCCCCTTCGCTGTCTGGTCTCTGAGCTGCAGAGGGTTATTCAAACTGGAAATGTGCTTAGAAATAATGTTCATTACAAATATAACTGCTCCTTTCATTCTGCCCTTTACAATGCTGCTGACTGTGCAGGAGtcctttcccctcccactacATTCACTGGGGACACACTGTTATTCCCTTTAATAGTTGCTGGCCAGATGTGTTCCAGGATAATCTGTTCTTCTAAGAGGTTTTGTTAATGAGTGTGCATCAGGTGATCTACCAAAGGTACTGAACAGCTTTGGGAGTGAATTAGCCAGTTTCTATCCTCTGTCTCTGAGGGGTGATATTGCTGCACATTTAAAAATGCTGGTCTAAGCTACTGAGTATTACTCTTTTGTAAATTCCTTGAAGCCCATCTGTTCACACTTGGACTTTTGTAATGTTGCAGCTGTCACTCTCAAGCACCCTTGGGAATTTGGCTAGCTAAAATAGCAGCTATTACAAATACAGGACAGGAGTCACACTATGAGAGGGGGCTAGTTCACTCTGAAAGGGAATGATCTGGATTAAGGGGGTCCTCTTCCTTCAAATATCCTTTGTTTTTTGCCACCTGGACCTACCACAAGTTTGTCCTTTTGGGCATCCCAGTAAACAGTTAAGCAGCTATCACGATTAAGAGAAGAGGCCATTAAATATATCAGTCTGAAAAATatataatgaaataaaatgaTTTACTGAACCAAAATACAGGGGTTCTTTTAATGTGTATTTGACAAACTCTATAATAAGAAGCCTCAATTTAATGTTTCACCCTGGCTAGACACCATGCGATTGAACTTACTGGAGGAGTAACTAGACtaaattctgtggcctgttttATGCAAagaggtcagattaaatgatctaATAGTgcctctggccttaaaaatctatgaagccTCAGCACTGGCCAAATATGTCCCCATTAACCAGAATTGCTGCTGTTACTGTCCCAACTAAGAAAAGTCATCACCATTCACTGTCATTAGTACCTGGGGAGAGGGTCCAATGACCTCTTTGACCTGGTAACATAGAGCGTAATGTTTCAGGGCAACAATAATTAGCACCAACCAGAAGGGATTAAGAAATCATGATGGGAACTTTTTCTGAACTTTGATATGGAACTCTCAGGAACAGGCCTTGTTGCCAGATTTCCAGTGTTTATGGTCTCAGACCTACTGATGCACTCTTGCAGTCCGCAGGGGCCTGAAAGTGAGAGCATCTTTGTTTTGGTGCAAAGTGGCCTTACTGTAACTGGGCACCAAGCCCCAGGACTCTGGCTCAGAGACAACCGGTATCTGCTGATAGCACGAGGGCACAGTGTAAAGGTTCAGCCGCCTCCAGAACAGctcgagccccgcccccttaccctCAGTCTGCCCTCCCAGCAAGCAgcggctcctccctgcagcttccagctttGGCTCCTGCCTCTCCCCGCGGTCGCAGCTCATGGGCTCTGGAAGTTGCTGCGCAGGAAGGGGGCCCAGCCACACCATGTGACCAAGTGGGGCTggcaaaccctggcagaaatcggggagggggcaggcacaTGATCTGCGGGTCCCCCACACATGTCACCTTTGAATGGGAGGGAACACATTGTTGAACAGTCACATAGCAAGAAAGGTTTTTCTTGGCATGTATTTCACTGGCTGCTTTTTCCAGATTTAGATCTGGCTCTTCAAACAGTCTTTTTCTTACACTAATATCTTGTATACCCATCGCAATTTGGTCTCTTATCATTAACTCATATTGATTCTGGAAATTACATGTCTGCCTTCTTATCTTTAGATCTGTTAAAAATGATTCAAAAATCTCTTCCTCCATTTGATTTCTTGAgtgaaactgaaatatttcaaaaatgtttcatttcttgtTTGTAAACAGTATGCCTCAATTTTTTCTAAGACAAACTCATAGTCAGTTTGTTCTCTAACATTAAGCTCAAATGAATTATATAATGAAATTGCTTCAGTGCCTGCGATGTTCAAAAAGATGACAATCTTTTTCTGTCTTATAAGTAGATCCCTATGCcctcaaaaataaatcaaatatttgTTTAAGCCTTTTCAGCATTTTGCAACATTTTTAGAAATGTAGGAACTTTTAATTGATCCATATTATTTCATTCAAACTTGTTTTTCACCGCTGAGTAACTATTAccttagggtttgtttgtttttaaacttcttCCAGTTCTTTTTATCACTTGCTTCCCTCCTGGTCCCATGTGGTGTTTTATATTCAAGTAATCTACTAAGCTTAATAATAATTCATTGCTAGTAATTTAACAATGGTCTTTATTAGACACATAGTTAACATATAGACGGAGCATCTTAACTCCGATCAATCTATCAGTCTAACCTAAAACCAACAGCCTCCTCCCACAGTCATCTCCCATCCTGGAGATTCTCTTAAAGCCACAGCCACAGTGGGCTTGCTTTGCTAATTTGTGATTTTTCAGTCACTATTGTTTCTTCCCAATACAGACTCTTCAAAGATTATCCTGAGACAAAAGCATACTTCAAGAACATCCCGACTGAAGGCAACCTGCAGGAGGATCCGCTGGTGCGTTTCCATGGCCGGAGAGTCATGGTTGCCCTCAACCAGGTGGTTGAAAACCTGGACAATTGGAAGCAGGCCTGCAGGATTCTGGACCGTCTAGCAGACAAGCACAAGAATGTGCACCAAGTGCCAGCAGTGAATTTCCAGGTATCGATGCACGCAGACATCAAGGGAACATGCTTTGTTTAGAGATTACAGCTATTTGTTCTGGAACAGGGGACAGATCAGTATCCCAGAGGCATAGTTATGCATGTTCACACATTCTGACATGGTGGTCAAAAAGCAGGAGGTTAGCATAGGCATGTGCAATAAGCATTAGAGTTAATAAAGCACCCATGCCATGCAAGTTCAATTGTGTGTGCGATCAAATGGAAAATGAGATCACAGAAGTTTATTACAATAATCCCCAGAGgcctcaaccaagatcagggccttgtTGTGCTGGACTATGTACACAAATACAGTAATAAACAGTCCtcgccccaaaaagcttacaggcCACACACACAAGATAAACAAAGAAGGGATAGCCCCTATGTTACAGAGAGGTAACTTGGATGATAAGTGACTTTCCCCAAATCACATCAGGAGTCTGTGGCAAAGTTAGGAACTGACTCAGATCACTGGACCCACAGCCAGATCCATACCCacatcatccttcctctcatcaCAAAGTCTTTACAAAGTATTTAACTTCTAATGAAAAAATACCAGAAAAATGCACTTAAATGGGCTTAGATGCAAACACTGACACTTGGTTTGATCCCTGGCTCCAGAAGCCTAAACTAAAGAGAATGACATTGGGAAGGTGCAGATTTGGGGGAGACATCTAATGAGTCCTGCAGAGATCAGTGTTAGGTCCATCCCCCACGATGCTGAAGTGGGAGCAAAGAGCCCATAAGTACAGTTACAGGTTGTAGGTGCAGAAATACGGGCAGGACATAATAAAATGAGGTTCAGCCTCCACTGGtactttttcaaatgttttcataGAATAGCCCATGTCTCAGTAAAGAGAGCATCCAATAGATGCCTCCACTCCTGTTCCTGGCTgcggcccacctcccctcccctatgTAATTGTTTGACATCCCATAACGCCCACAGCAGTAACTTACACGGAGAAAGTCAGGAGCTGTAGAGAGCTAGTAAGGTGACAGGGAGTGCAGTGTCTCCAGGTATAGAAACCCTACCACTAGCTCCAAGCACCCTACCCATAGGAAACCTAACCTACCTCAAAGTACCCTAACCCTAGGGCCGGGAGCtgtacccataggaaccctaaccttaGCTCCTAATACCCTAtgcataggaaccctaaccctagctccaagaaccctacccataggaaccctaaccctatgGCAGAGATCCCTATCCATAAGAACAGTAAACCTAGCTCCAAGTAACCTATCCATAGGAATGCTATCCCTAGCTCTAAGTCCCCTACCCATAGCAACCCTAACCCGACCTCCAAAttccctacccataggaaccctaactctAGGGTGGGGACCCTTAGCCTacgaaccctaaccctagctctAAGTACCCTTCTCATAGGAACCCTAATCCTGGGGcggggagccctacccataggaatcCTAACCCTAATTCCAAttaccctacccataggaaccctatcCCTAGGGCAGGGAGCTCTAGCCATAGGACCCCTAAATCTAGCTCCACATAATCTGCCCACAGGAATCCTAACCCTAACTTCTAgtaccctacccataggaaccctaacctaGGGCAGGGAGCCCCGGATGACCCTCAGCTCCATGGCTCCCTCACATCTGAGCCAATGTCTGCGCACAAGATCTGCTGCTCTACAAAAGCCACAAGAATTTAACTTTGTGACACAAACAGAGAGGTGAGAGTAGGCAGCCCTAGAGGTGAGGGGAACTGGGGCAGTCAGTTTGGGCTCCTGCTCCCAAGGGATGTAAGAGGATTGACAACTGGCAGGCAGTTCTGCCTGTCATTCCAGGGTTACCGCACCACACTGCTTGTTCAGAATTGGTTCCTTTCAAGCTGAAGAATTTACCAACCTTAATGCAATTCTGTGTTTGTGTCTCACTTGGTCTGTGTTCCTTTGACAGAGCATGTTTCAGGTGATCCTGAATGTCTGCAAAGACGTCCTGGGAAATGAATTCAGCACAGAGGTGTCTCTCTCCTGGGAGAAGCTCTTTGGTCTGCTCTCTGAACAAATAAATGCATCTTATGTAAGCACTTCCAAGTCCTGAAGTGGCCACAGTCACTTTATAGCTATGGAAGAGAGGAGACTAGTCTCTTTGTACTGTTCATGTTATTATATAGATACATGAATATATATATGGAAATAGTTCTAGATGTGATGGAATAAAGGGAGACTCAGCAACATTTTTCTTGATCAGTGTTTGATTTCAAAACACAGGAATTGCTAGACTGCAGCAGACCCAGATCCATCTAGTCAGGGTCGTGTCTGACAGAGGAAGAAAGGGTGGAAGAGCCCTAcgataggcagatgtgggataatctgccctccactttcacagattccaagggcagaagcGACCCTAGggcagatcctttagaaaaacatccagagatttaaaaattgtcagcgatggagaatcccccatgacccttggtaagttgttccaatggttaattactctcaccattaaaaatttacactttatttccagtctgcatttgtCACTGGTCACCTGTCCATAGTGTGATTGTGTGGTCTGTAGCACACACTGACTAacaccccatcttgtgctttaccTGCTTCCCacagcgattctcaaactgtgggtcaggactccaaagtgggtcacaactcCATTTTAATGTGGTCatcagggctggtgttagacttgctggggcccgaaGCCCACTGTGCAGGGtgacagggctcaggcttcagctccaGCCCTGTGTGGTATGGCTCAGGTTatgggctgaagcccttggcctTTGGCTTTGGCTCCTCCGCCTGCggtcgtggggctcaggctgtggcccGCCCcctggggcggtggggctcaggcgggttcaggctttggtccccccgcctgtggtcgtgtagtaatttttgttgtcaaaagggggttgccgtgcaatgaagtttgagaaccactgccagtTAGGACACTGATCAGTTAGTGTTCAAGATCATTTTCTAACAGCTATCAGTAACTTGAAAATGGGTAGTGCCATTTTTTTATGTAGACTGCCACATCCTTTCCCCTTTTGCGCACTGATCCTTCCAAAATAGGTtctaaccattgattttaacattccaatcacggGAATCATCCCACCAAGTATCAGAAATATCAACTAGGCCAAATTTATGCTAATAAAttagcaattccaattcctctcaTTTGTTAACTAGGCTCCTAACATTGGTGTATAGTCAATTCAAtaatttcttctcttcctgtCCTTTGGGTCCTTGATTagttttgttctcaacatctccattttgtgtggagtgctcatatcttccctccttttaccctcccctttTGTTTCAGAGAACCATGGTCTGATGACACATCCCAACCTCTGAGCCTCCATCTGACAGCTTGGATGCTCAGTGGTTAACTCCACAGGAAACAGTGTGTTCCCTAGAggttcaaaacattttttatttttttttgagtAGCAGGAAGCCATCCACCAGCTATGCTTACCTCATGAAGTGGAGAATATTCTCTGTGTGGTACCAGTAGAGGGGTACTCCTTCTTTGCAGGCTTCTATACAGCTTATTCTGGGTCATCTGCTCCACAGAACGGGGACAGGGCTCTCCCTCCATTCCCTGAGAGTTCACTTGGCAGCTAGTTCCACATTCTATCCTCCTGTAGAGGGAAGATCTGTTTTTTTTTCATCCAATTACTACTGGATTTTTTAAAGGGTTACAAAGACTTCCCATCTCTAAGAGAGCCCCTGGTTTCATGGAGTCTAAATTTGGGTTTCAGCTCTAACAGGCCTGTCTAGGGGTACTGCCCTCCAGCATGCCCCTTTGTGGCcctacatgtgctctctgtctcagtttccttcTCCCCAAGGTGTTCTATCTCTCCCAGGGTTCATGTGGTTGAGCCCTCCAGCTGGGTCACTGAGATCAATCCTTTTTCAGGGTAACAAGTCCAAACAATGGTTCCAAAGGTTATTCTGGCCTTCAGGGCTCCTCTGAAGCCTGTCCTCTGGGCCCTCTTCCCAGTACCTTTCagactctctttctctccttaaACCAGAGTCCCCAGCTCTCGTCCTTGGAGCTAGGTTGTGAGTTAGCCAGGTGCAGGGCCTCAGCCAGCTTCTTCTCAGCTGGCCCCTTCTGCCCAATTAGTCCTCAGCCTCCGAAAGTTCAGCAGGCAGCATTGTCCTGCTGGTGCCTGCCCTGCTATGAAAGGTGGGGTTGCCAGCTTTGGTAGGATGTATTCGTGGCTGTTTCATCATataacataatctttaattaaagataaatctttaattcctgaagactccaaggttggcaaccctaaaaggTGTTGGGGGGTGGAGCTTCCTCTATCACTGTCTCCTAAATCCTTGCATATATATTGGACCTTTCAAAATCTTAAGGGTCACACCACGCGGTGGGAGTGGGTGACCTCTGGGCTCCACTACTCTTAATGGACTGTTCTTCCAGCCCTGCCACAGCCCACAGGCTCTGATAGTCACATGGGGCTTCTCCCGGTTCATGCATTGTCAATGGCAATAAAGATACTGCTTTCCGTTCCAGCTGTGCACCCTGCTCTCTTCATGTACCCAGGTGTCACTGCATGATCAATTTGGCCCTGGAGTGGGAACTCATCTAATGGCACTGACTGTGCTGAATGAGTCGGAATAGACCCCAGgtccctctcccagagctgggctggctcTGCAGGGGCAGTAGGAATGAGACAGAGCTGTCACTAACATACACAGATATGGCTGGGAGTAGGGCCCTGTTGCAGGTTAGCCAGTCCCTATGGGTAGATCAGGCCAGCGCCTGTGTGTCAGAGCAGGTGGGCCCAACTGAGCCAATtaaagggggcagggctgagagtAAGAACAGTTTTGAACTTCCCAGCAAGTCACATTCAGACATGCCAaaccagcaaaacaaacaaacaaacaaaaaacgcagaaattggaCTTAGTTTTGGTTTaactggcttgtgagttgcttgttggctagtttttggcttgtagcttgttgcttcttttttttttttttttttttttgattggctcctggcaaagcaggggcaagggaggggaagcaggggcaACGGGGGTAAGGAGtcggggtgcacagcaggcccaccacagtcccaaacTGCAGgctggggggatctagtcacatagggTGTTGGGAttcttagggactggcttgttttggccttgttttgaaatgggattagcttggtttttggcttattgtgaaagtcggcatgtttatttaccacgtgaaaatTGGCAACTGGTCAGATTGGATCAGAAATTCCTGAGACAAGGCCACAAAGTCACTCTATAGGGCAGAGCCGCACTTCAGAATGGATTGTGTCACCCATTAGTGTGACTCCTAGAACCACGAGAACTGGACAGCTTTGTAATGTGCCAGATACTCTATTGCTGGGTAGTAACTGCACGGGTTCTGGGTTAGTTATTAACTGCATGTTATTAACTGCACAGGAGGTGGGATTTTCTGGTTAGGTGTTTGATGCTCACATAATTTCCTTCTTGCTGGAGCTGGCCTCACTCCAGTTCAAAGCAAAGCTGGTGGCAAAGCCCCCTCAATTCTGGAATGGAGTTCAGAACCTGGGCAGGATCCAGATCCAGCTATTATGGTTGCTCCCTCTTTCTGTAATGGGCTGAAACCAAGCCCTGTGTCAGACAGCACTAACCTCCTGGAGGTTCAGACCCAGATCTGTGTCGCAGGCTCATCTCTCGCTTTGGCTGGTTGGGTTGGTACAGTATCTGTTTGGAGTCAGTTGGCACTGCTAGCGGTAGTGGTATGAGTACAAAGCAGGTTGACAGCGCCATCTGGAGGCAGCAGAGGTTTATGGCCACACTGTCATTTTGTGCATCTGTTCTGAGCTCAGCCATACTGATCTTGTCACTCCTGCCAGGGTCGCAGTGCAGTGCCCACCGAAGGAAGGCTTCAGCCCTGTCCCCAAGCTCAGCATGCACACAGCTCTCATCCAGGGCAGGCTGTGTTGATATAGGTAGGGTCTGACCCAACAATGGGTAAgatgttaataaataataataccaccaGCTTTTCATCAGCAGACCTCAAAGTGCATTACACAAGAgctcagtattatccctgttttacagatggggaaaccattaaccattgaaacaacttaccaaagggggtggcggattctccatctctggccatttttaaatcgagattggatgtttttctaaaagaatcatttattaatattttctaggaatgattttgggcCAGTTCtccggcctgtgttatgcaggaggtgagtctagatgttcacaatggtcccttctggcctggaatctcTGAATTACACAAtggcaaaaggagagagatagagaagaggagaaataaaGTTGGGGGAGGAAAATAACGTACAAGGGATGGGGTAACAGCAGGAACCCACATCTCACGTTCCAGGTGGTGTTCAGGATCTAGCTGAAGCAGAGGAAGGGATGGTGTCATTTGGTTCCctttctggcctggtctggtcaggataTCTGTCAGGAGCAGGACAGTGAAGGCCCAATGCTGTCATCACAGACtcccaggagacagtgggggtGGCTGCCTCCTTCCAGTCCATGCATCCCACCTCTCCCACTAACTGATCCCCAGAAAAAATGGGTGGCAACCTCACAGTGTCACCAACCTCACGAGAGCAAAattcatgagtcagacccccaaaaatcatgagattaactCAAAAAGATCCAATTGCCTTTCAGAGTCGGGGCCGGTGTGCGTGTGATGTGAAAATTGTCAACTTGTAATGCACACAAAAATGCACAGCTCTCTGGCTGCTCAGCTCAGGACTCCACgtaccctcccctcaccccaagaCAGGGGAACTGCCAGTCATTGCCTAGCACTCTCCTGACCCAGCAGCAGCATTTCCTTGCCTCCGgctgctctgggatcctcccGCTGCCCTACAGCCACACGTGAAGGCAGGGTCCAGGACAGAGCAGGGCTGCATCCTTAGCCCCAAGGCTCTTGCAGAGCTCTGCCCCTatgcccagccctgcaactcgCAGAATTGGGACTTGGGAGCACTCCTCCTGCCAGCTCCAAAATCCGCTGACTCACCACCAGTtcacaagagctggcaacactacAATACACCTTCTCCTGGCTGCTCAGAGaggcctccccttccccacccccagactaGGGGAGCTGCCAACCCCTTCCAACACCATCACTGTCCTCTGCCTTCCtctttccctcctgccccacacccctGAACCCCGTCAGCCTCCCCCACCCAATCTCCCTGAACTCCCTcggcttcccatccccctgccctctcagcctccctcctgcccccaccccctgcaccacctCAGCCTCTCTCCTGCACCCATCCCCTGCAACCCCTCAGCTTGTCCCTGCCCCCTCAACCtcccttctgcccccaccccctgcaccatcTCAGCCTCCATCCTGCCCCTCATCCGCCTGTTACCCCACAGCCTGTAGGGAAATGGTGGCATcttgctggcttcagccccagtgacAGTAATGGGAGATGATGGACATTTTGAAATTCATGAATTGGTGCCTTTTGTCATCTTTTCATGagtcaggtaaaaaaaaaaaacccaaaatcactagagtaacaataaaatcatgagaattggccTTACTGATCTCATCCCACTAACATTCACCAATCAAAACATATTCTGGAGATTTCAGCTCTAAACATTTCCTCCCATTTCTAGAATAATTCAGTTCATTGTCATGCCAACCCATGATTCTACCAGGGGCCCGGCAGACTCCTTAGCACAGCTCCTTTTATTTAAACACTCCAGTTTGTATCAGACTATTTGTCTCCCAGCTTTTGCTGACTTTCATAAACCATTTATGGAGCAGGCGGAGTGAGACGTCTGTTATCTAGGACAACTCGGAGCCCAGGCTTCCACTCAGCATTTCCGCTCTAAACCAAATCAACTTAGAAGTTGGTTCATAAATcacacttattttattttaaagtagaaaagaaaaaacacGTTCTTAATTATTTGTTAAGGTTTGTACCTTCTGTCTCCTGAAACTGGGATTTACAAATTGACAAACTGACTTACAGTTAGTTCTTTCAGACGTTTATAAAGCTAAGACCAGCCTCAAACTGCTGTTTATATGCTTTTAAGATGTTTACAATGATATAAGCTCTTATTATGTCATTGGCTGGACATCCAGAATGGAAAAAGGACCCTTCTTTGTCTTTTTGCTGCTTGCATTTTTAAAGCTGCACATTTATACAGCCCATGAAAATTCCAT includes the following:
- the LOC101943973 gene encoding cytoglobin-1-like, whose protein sequence is MALLTDADKKNIQHIWAKLFENPEENGKTIVIKLFKDYPETKAYFKNIPTEGNLQEDPLVRFHGRRVMVALNQVVENLDNWKQACRILDRLADKHKNVHQVPAVNFQSMFQVILNVCKDVLGNEFSTEVSLSWEKLFGLLSEQINASYVSTSKS